The following are encoded together in the Glycine max cultivar Williams 82 chromosome 8, Glycine_max_v4.0, whole genome shotgun sequence genome:
- the LOC100780880 gene encoding cytidine deaminase 1, whose amino-acid sequence MDQPSRKFLISASEALAMAESAAVTLPELLPTLVPTAQPLAPSGRILVGVNLEFPGLPLHHSVHAEQFLITNLSLNAEPHLVSLAVSAAPCGHCRQFLQELRAAADVQILVTSEATAEFGPLSDLLPQRFCPHDLLPLEAPLLLEPHHNTLTLTLHHQHLPNYKLKTAALEAANKSHAPYSGSPSGVALLDCHGNVFKGSYMESAAFNPSLGPVQAALVAFVSGGGGDYDQIVGAVLVEKEDAVVKQESTARLLINSISPNCQFDTFLCHCNPNHIV is encoded by the coding sequence ATGGATCAACCCAGCCGTAAGTTCTTAATCTCAGCCTCGGAAGCCTTGGCCATGGCGGAGTCCGCCGCCGTGACCCTCCCGGAACTCCTTCCCACCCTGGTCCCCACCGCCCAGCCCCTGGCCCCCTCCGGCCGCATCTTGGTGGGCGTGAACCTGGAGTTCCCTGGGCTCCCCCTCCACCACTCCGTCCACGCCGAACAGTTCCTGATCACCAACCTCTCCCTGAATGCAGAGCCCCACCTGGTTTCCCTTGCCGTCTCCGCCGCCCCCTGCGGGCACTGCCGGCAGTTCCTCCAAGAACTCCGCGCCGCCGCCGACGTCCAAATCCTGGTAACCTCGGAGGCCACAGCAGAGTTCGGGCCACTCTCTGACTTGCTCCCTCAGAGGTTCTGTCCCCACGACCTTCTCCCCCTTGAAGCTCCCCTTCTCTTGGAACCCCACCACAACACCCTCACCCTCACCCTCCACCACCAACACCTTCCCAATTATAAGTTGAAGACTGCGGCTCTGGAGGCCGCCAACAAATCTCATGCACCCTACAGTGGCTCCCCCTCTGGTGTGGCTCTTCTCGACTGCCATGGCAATGTTTTTAAAGGTTCCTACATGGAATCCGCCGCCTTTAATCCCAGCTTGGGCCCCGTTCAGGCAGCCCTCGTCGCATTCGTCTCCGGCGGCGGCGGCGACTACGACCAGATTGTGGGTGCGGTCTTGGTGGAGAAGGAGGATGCCGTCGTTAAACAGGAGAGCACGGCGAGGTTGTTGATTAACTCCATTTCGCCCAATTGCCAATTCGACACATTCCTTTGCCACTGCAACCCTAATCACATTGTTTAA